One genomic region from Balaenoptera acutorostrata chromosome 1, mBalAcu1.1, whole genome shotgun sequence encodes:
- the CADM3 gene encoding cell adhesion molecule 3 isoform X2, whose translation MGAPSALPLLLLFASCWAPGGANLSQDDSQPWTSDETVVAGGTVVLKCQVKDHEDSSLQWSNPAQQTLYFGEKRALRDNRIQLVRSTPHELSISISNVALADEGEYTCSIFTMPVRTAKSLVTVLGIPQKPIITGYKSSLREKDTTTLNCQSSGSKPAAQLTWRKGDQELHGEPTRIQEDPNGKTFTVSSSVTFQVTREDDGADIVCSVNHESLKGADRSTAQRIEVLYTPTAKIRPDPPHPREGQKLLLHCEGRGNPAPQQYLWEKEGSVPPLKMTQESALIFPFLNKSDSGTYGCTATSNMGSYKAYYTLNVNDPSPVPSSSSTYHAIIGGIVAFIVFLLLILLIFLGHYLIRHKGTYLTHEAKGSDDAPDADTAIINAEGGQSGGDDKKEYFI comes from the exons ACAGTCAGCCCTGGACATCTGATGAGACAGTGGTGGCTGGTGGCACCGTGGTGCTCAAGTGCCAAGTCAAAGATCATGAGGATTCATCCCTGCAATGGTCTAACCCTGCCCAGCAGACTCTCTACTTTGGGGAGAAGAGAG CCCTTCGAGATAATCGGATTCAGCTGGTTAGATCTACGCCCCATGAGCTCAGCATCAGCATCAGCAACGTGGCCCTGGCAGACGAGGGTGAATACACTTGCTCCATCTTCACTATGCCCGTGAGAACTGCCAAGTCCCTCGTCACCGTGCTCG GAATCCCACAGAAGCCCATAATCACTGGCTACAAGTCATCGTTACGGGAAAAGGATACAACTACCCTAAACTGTCAGTCTTCTGGGAGCAAACCTGCAGCCCAGCTCACCTGGAGGAAGGGTGACCAAGAGCTTCATG GGGAACCAACCCGAATACAGGAAGATCCCAATGGCAAAACCTTCACCGTGAGCAGCTCAGTCACCTTCCAGGTCACCAGGGAGGATGACGGGGCAGACATTGTATGCTCTGTGAACCATGAATCTCTAAAGGGAGCTGACAGATCCACCGCTCAACGCATTGAAGTTTTAT ACACACCAACAGCGAAGATTAGGCCAGACCCTCCGCATCCCCGCGAGGGCCAGAAGCTGTTGCTCCACTGCGAGGGGCGTGGCAATCCCGC CCCCCAGCAGTACCTATGGGAGAAGGAGGGCAGTGTGCCACCGCTAAAGATGACCCAGGAGAGCGCCCTGATCTTCCCCTTCCTCAACAAGAGTGACAGCGGCACCTACGGCTGCACAGCCACCAGCAACATGGGCAGCTATAAGGCTTACTACACTCTCAATGTGAACG ATCCCAGTCCGGTGCCCTCATCCTCCAGCACCTACCACGCCATCATTGGTGGGATTGTAGCTTTCATCGTCTTCCTGCTGCTCATCCTGCTCATCTTCCTTGGCCACTACTTGATCCGGCACAAAG gaaCCTACCTGACACACGAGGCGAAAGGCTCTGATGACGCCCCAGATGCGGACACAGCCATCATCAACGCAGAAGGCGGGCAGTCGGGCGGGGACGACAAGAAGGAATATTTCATCTAG
- the CADM3 gene encoding cell adhesion molecule 3 isoform X3, with amino-acid sequence MGAPSALPLLLLFASCWAPGGANLSQDGYWQEQNLELGTLAPLEEAMSSTVWSSPDMLASQDSQPWTSDETVVAGGTVVLKCQVKDHEDSSLQWSNPAQQTLYFGEKRALRDNRIQLVRSTPHELSISISNVALADEGEYTCSIFTMPVRTAKSLVTVLGIPQKPIITGYKSSLREKDTTTLNCQSSGSKPAAQLTWRKGDQELHGEPTRIQEDPNGKTFTVSSSVTFQVTREDDGADIVCSVNHESLKGADRSTAQRIEVLYTPTAKIRPDPPHPREGQKLLLHCEGRGNPAPQQYLWEKEGSVPPLKMTQESALIFPFLNKSDSGTYGCTATSNMGSYKAYYTLNVNGTYLTHEAKGSDDAPDADTAIINAEGGQSGGDDKKEYFI; translated from the exons GCTACTGGCAAGAGCAGAATTTGGAGCTGGGGACTCTGGCTCCACTCGAAGAGGCCATGAGCTCCACAGTCTGGAGCAGCCCTGACATGCTGGCCAGTCAAG ACAGTCAGCCCTGGACATCTGATGAGACAGTGGTGGCTGGTGGCACCGTGGTGCTCAAGTGCCAAGTCAAAGATCATGAGGATTCATCCCTGCAATGGTCTAACCCTGCCCAGCAGACTCTCTACTTTGGGGAGAAGAGAG CCCTTCGAGATAATCGGATTCAGCTGGTTAGATCTACGCCCCATGAGCTCAGCATCAGCATCAGCAACGTGGCCCTGGCAGACGAGGGTGAATACACTTGCTCCATCTTCACTATGCCCGTGAGAACTGCCAAGTCCCTCGTCACCGTGCTCG GAATCCCACAGAAGCCCATAATCACTGGCTACAAGTCATCGTTACGGGAAAAGGATACAACTACCCTAAACTGTCAGTCTTCTGGGAGCAAACCTGCAGCCCAGCTCACCTGGAGGAAGGGTGACCAAGAGCTTCATG GGGAACCAACCCGAATACAGGAAGATCCCAATGGCAAAACCTTCACCGTGAGCAGCTCAGTCACCTTCCAGGTCACCAGGGAGGATGACGGGGCAGACATTGTATGCTCTGTGAACCATGAATCTCTAAAGGGAGCTGACAGATCCACCGCTCAACGCATTGAAGTTTTAT ACACACCAACAGCGAAGATTAGGCCAGACCCTCCGCATCCCCGCGAGGGCCAGAAGCTGTTGCTCCACTGCGAGGGGCGTGGCAATCCCGC CCCCCAGCAGTACCTATGGGAGAAGGAGGGCAGTGTGCCACCGCTAAAGATGACCCAGGAGAGCGCCCTGATCTTCCCCTTCCTCAACAAGAGTGACAGCGGCACCTACGGCTGCACAGCCACCAGCAACATGGGCAGCTATAAGGCTTACTACACTCTCAATGTGAACG gaaCCTACCTGACACACGAGGCGAAAGGCTCTGATGACGCCCCAGATGCGGACACAGCCATCATCAACGCAGAAGGCGGGCAGTCGGGCGGGGACGACAAGAAGGAATATTTCATCTAG
- the CADM3 gene encoding cell adhesion molecule 3 isoform X1, whose amino-acid sequence MGAPSALPLLLLFASCWAPGGANLSQDGYWQEQNLELGTLAPLEEAMSSTVWSSPDMLASQDSQPWTSDETVVAGGTVVLKCQVKDHEDSSLQWSNPAQQTLYFGEKRALRDNRIQLVRSTPHELSISISNVALADEGEYTCSIFTMPVRTAKSLVTVLGIPQKPIITGYKSSLREKDTTTLNCQSSGSKPAAQLTWRKGDQELHGEPTRIQEDPNGKTFTVSSSVTFQVTREDDGADIVCSVNHESLKGADRSTAQRIEVLYTPTAKIRPDPPHPREGQKLLLHCEGRGNPAPQQYLWEKEGSVPPLKMTQESALIFPFLNKSDSGTYGCTATSNMGSYKAYYTLNVNDPSPVPSSSSTYHAIIGGIVAFIVFLLLILLIFLGHYLIRHKGTYLTHEAKGSDDAPDADTAIINAEGGQSGGDDKKEYFI is encoded by the exons GCTACTGGCAAGAGCAGAATTTGGAGCTGGGGACTCTGGCTCCACTCGAAGAGGCCATGAGCTCCACAGTCTGGAGCAGCCCTGACATGCTGGCCAGTCAAG ACAGTCAGCCCTGGACATCTGATGAGACAGTGGTGGCTGGTGGCACCGTGGTGCTCAAGTGCCAAGTCAAAGATCATGAGGATTCATCCCTGCAATGGTCTAACCCTGCCCAGCAGACTCTCTACTTTGGGGAGAAGAGAG CCCTTCGAGATAATCGGATTCAGCTGGTTAGATCTACGCCCCATGAGCTCAGCATCAGCATCAGCAACGTGGCCCTGGCAGACGAGGGTGAATACACTTGCTCCATCTTCACTATGCCCGTGAGAACTGCCAAGTCCCTCGTCACCGTGCTCG GAATCCCACAGAAGCCCATAATCACTGGCTACAAGTCATCGTTACGGGAAAAGGATACAACTACCCTAAACTGTCAGTCTTCTGGGAGCAAACCTGCAGCCCAGCTCACCTGGAGGAAGGGTGACCAAGAGCTTCATG GGGAACCAACCCGAATACAGGAAGATCCCAATGGCAAAACCTTCACCGTGAGCAGCTCAGTCACCTTCCAGGTCACCAGGGAGGATGACGGGGCAGACATTGTATGCTCTGTGAACCATGAATCTCTAAAGGGAGCTGACAGATCCACCGCTCAACGCATTGAAGTTTTAT ACACACCAACAGCGAAGATTAGGCCAGACCCTCCGCATCCCCGCGAGGGCCAGAAGCTGTTGCTCCACTGCGAGGGGCGTGGCAATCCCGC CCCCCAGCAGTACCTATGGGAGAAGGAGGGCAGTGTGCCACCGCTAAAGATGACCCAGGAGAGCGCCCTGATCTTCCCCTTCCTCAACAAGAGTGACAGCGGCACCTACGGCTGCACAGCCACCAGCAACATGGGCAGCTATAAGGCTTACTACACTCTCAATGTGAACG ATCCCAGTCCGGTGCCCTCATCCTCCAGCACCTACCACGCCATCATTGGTGGGATTGTAGCTTTCATCGTCTTCCTGCTGCTCATCCTGCTCATCTTCCTTGGCCACTACTTGATCCGGCACAAAG gaaCCTACCTGACACACGAGGCGAAAGGCTCTGATGACGCCCCAGATGCGGACACAGCCATCATCAACGCAGAAGGCGGGCAGTCGGGCGGGGACGACAAGAAGGAATATTTCATCTAG
- the ACKR1 gene encoding atypical chemokine receptor 1 isoform X1 has protein sequence MGNCLHPNVLQVADDNSTKMAVEDKNWSEFFELYDADYNFTDVEAAAPCHSCILLDNSSLPFFILASVLGILMSGAVLYAFLRPLFPRRVYQNRSILVQLAVGSALFSIMVPILARGLSGALITSLCHLAHLVSYGSAFAQALLIGCHACLGPKLGIGHVPGLRLGISVGLWGVAALLSLPITLGSDTSHGLCTVTFSGEWEILRYIHAAACFAIFILLPLGLLGAKGLKKALGRGPCPWVDILCIWFIFWWPQGMVLGLDSLVRSRAMVVSTCLAQQTLDVLLDLAEALAILHCVATPLLLAQVCYQAIQTSLPSLPLSAAQSSHLDILGCKS, from the exons ATGGGGAACTGTCTGCACCCG AATGTCCTCCAGGTGGCTGATGACAACTCTACTAAGATGGCCGTTGAAGACAAGAATTGGAGTGAATTTTTTGAGTTGTACGATGCAGACTATAACTTCACCGATGTGGAAGCAGCTGCGCCCTGCCACTCCTGTATCCTGCTCGACAACTCCTCACTGCCCTTCTTCATCCTCGCCAGTGTCCTGGGCATCCTGATGAGTGGAGCCGTCCTCTACGCGTTTCTCAGACCTCTGTTCCCCCGTCGGGTCTACCAGAACCGGTCTATCCTGGTGCAGTTGGCTGTGGGCAGCGCTCTCTTCAGCATTATGGTGCCCATCCTGGCACGGGGGCTAAGTGGGGCCCTCATCACCTCCCTGTGCCACCTAGCTCACTTGGTCTCATATGGCTCAGCCTTTGCCCAAGCTCTGCTGATAGGGTGCCATGCCTGCCTGGGCCCCAAACTGGGTATAGGTCACGTCCCAGGCCTCAGGCTGGGGATCAGTGTGGGACTTTGGGGAGTGGCTGCCCTATTGTCACTGCCAATCACGCTGGGCAGTGACACTTCCCATGGACTCTGCACAGTGACCTTCAGCGGGGAATGGGAAATTCTGCGGTACATACATGCTGCAGCCTGTTTTGCCATCTTCATCTTGTTGCCACTGGGTTTGTTGGGAGCCAAGGGGCTGAAGAAGGCATTGGGCAGGGGGCCATGTCCCTGGGTTGATATCCTATGCATCTGGTTCATTTTCTGGTGGCCTCAGGGCATGGTTCTGGGATTGGACTCCCTGGTGAGGTCCAGGGCCATGGTGGTGTCAACATGTCTGGCCCAGCAGACCCTGGACGTGCTGCTGGACCTGGCAGAAGCCCTGGCAATATTGCACTGTGTGGCTACACCCCTGCTCCTCGCCCAGGTCTGCTACCAGGCCATTCAAACTTCtctgccctccctgcctctctcggCAGCACAGTCTTCTCATCTGGACATCCTTGGATGCAAATCCTAG
- the ACKR1 gene encoding atypical chemokine receptor 1 isoform X2, with translation MGNCLHPVADDNSTKMAVEDKNWSEFFELYDADYNFTDVEAAAPCHSCILLDNSSLPFFILASVLGILMSGAVLYAFLRPLFPRRVYQNRSILVQLAVGSALFSIMVPILARGLSGALITSLCHLAHLVSYGSAFAQALLIGCHACLGPKLGIGHVPGLRLGISVGLWGVAALLSLPITLGSDTSHGLCTVTFSGEWEILRYIHAAACFAIFILLPLGLLGAKGLKKALGRGPCPWVDILCIWFIFWWPQGMVLGLDSLVRSRAMVVSTCLAQQTLDVLLDLAEALAILHCVATPLLLAQVCYQAIQTSLPSLPLSAAQSSHLDILGCKS, from the exons ATGGGGAACTGTCTGCACCCG GTGGCTGATGACAACTCTACTAAGATGGCCGTTGAAGACAAGAATTGGAGTGAATTTTTTGAGTTGTACGATGCAGACTATAACTTCACCGATGTGGAAGCAGCTGCGCCCTGCCACTCCTGTATCCTGCTCGACAACTCCTCACTGCCCTTCTTCATCCTCGCCAGTGTCCTGGGCATCCTGATGAGTGGAGCCGTCCTCTACGCGTTTCTCAGACCTCTGTTCCCCCGTCGGGTCTACCAGAACCGGTCTATCCTGGTGCAGTTGGCTGTGGGCAGCGCTCTCTTCAGCATTATGGTGCCCATCCTGGCACGGGGGCTAAGTGGGGCCCTCATCACCTCCCTGTGCCACCTAGCTCACTTGGTCTCATATGGCTCAGCCTTTGCCCAAGCTCTGCTGATAGGGTGCCATGCCTGCCTGGGCCCCAAACTGGGTATAGGTCACGTCCCAGGCCTCAGGCTGGGGATCAGTGTGGGACTTTGGGGAGTGGCTGCCCTATTGTCACTGCCAATCACGCTGGGCAGTGACACTTCCCATGGACTCTGCACAGTGACCTTCAGCGGGGAATGGGAAATTCTGCGGTACATACATGCTGCAGCCTGTTTTGCCATCTTCATCTTGTTGCCACTGGGTTTGTTGGGAGCCAAGGGGCTGAAGAAGGCATTGGGCAGGGGGCCATGTCCCTGGGTTGATATCCTATGCATCTGGTTCATTTTCTGGTGGCCTCAGGGCATGGTTCTGGGATTGGACTCCCTGGTGAGGTCCAGGGCCATGGTGGTGTCAACATGTCTGGCCCAGCAGACCCTGGACGTGCTGCTGGACCTGGCAGAAGCCCTGGCAATATTGCACTGTGTGGCTACACCCCTGCTCCTCGCCCAGGTCTGCTACCAGGCCATTCAAACTTCtctgccctccctgcctctctcggCAGCACAGTCTTCTCATCTGGACATCCTTGGATGCAAATCCTAG